In Microvirga sp. 17 mud 1-3, the genomic window CTTACGTAGGATGAAGCGGGACAAAACTTACTGCTGTAGCCTCAAAGGCTGGCTGTTTGGCCCACTCTCCCGCGACCGTTCGCTCTCGCCTGATCGCTTTAAGGAGTTGTCCCATCTTCAGGTGCCACTTGAGAGACCGCACAGCGTCTTTGCGCAATGTCGGCATACTCCGGATTGATCTCAATAAGGACGGCATGCCGCCCGAGACGCTTCGCAACAAGCCCTGTGGTTCCGGAACCGCCGAAAGGATCGATCACTGTGCCGCCTTCAGGACAACCCGCCAGGATACAGGGCTCCACTTGCTCCTCGGGAAAGGTTGCAAAATGACCATGACGCTGAGAGCCGGTTGAGACCGTCCAAACAGATCGTTTGTTCCGGGTCACGAAACCATTCGTCTCAAGCTCTTGGCGCATCCTCTCCTTGGCGGCATTCAGACCTGTATTGCCACCCGACACCACACCATGGGTTTCTCGGGTGTCTCGCTGAGGCGAGCCGGGTCTCATCGTAGCCCCGCGTTCACGGACGGCCGCTACGTCGAACACGTACTTCTCCGACTTGCAGAGCAGGAACATATACTCGTGAGAGCGGACGAAGCGATCCCTTACCGGCTCCGGCAAGGGGTTCTTCTTGTTGATGATGATGTCTTGACGTAGACGCCAGCCATCCTCTTGGAGAGCCCAGGCGATGCGCCAGGGAAGCCCGAGAAGGTTCTTGCGCTTGAGCCCTCCGGATGCCCCCACTCTTTGCATGGCATCGCCGAGGTTGAGCCAGAGTGTGCCGTCTTTGCGCAGCACGCGCCGGATCTCGCGGAATACTTCGACCAAGCGGCTGATGTATTCCTCTGGGGTTTCCTCATGCCCGATCTGCCCTGACACGCCATAGTCCCGCTGTTGGAAATACGGTGGACTGGTGATGCACGTGCTGAAGGTGTTTTCCGGAAAAGATTTCAGCACGTTGAGGCAGTCACCAATGTGAACATGGACCTGCGGCTCAAGCGGAGCGAGCGCCTCCACGGCAGCCTCAGCCGCGCGAAGGGCAAACGGCAGACCAAGAACAGCCATTACGCGGGACAAGCTATCGATATGCCCCTGACCTCGCTCGATTTGGCCAATGGTTGGCTTTGAGAGCCCCGTTTCGCAAGCAAGCCGCTGCTGGGAATATCGCACCGATTTCCGCCTTTCCCTCAGCCACGATCCCAATCCTATATCGTTCGACTGTGTTGCAAACCGGTGATCGAGCCCATGAAGAACCGAGATCAACGACGTAACTGTACCTTTGTTGTTCTCTAAGTTCCTGACAGTGGCGAGATCAATTCCAGCCTTCTCCGCCGTGGCCTTAAGAATCAAGCTGCGGTAGCGCCGTGCACGGCGCAGTTCGTGGCCGAGAGTGAGAGAGGTTGGAGATAGGAGATTCATTGTCCAAAGGGCTGGCGAAGGAAAATCTTAGATAGCCCAAAAAGGAAAAGAATTCCCCACTTCTCCAGATGTTATATAATGGCGTATATTAATGTGCTTTAGTTGGCGCTTGATACAGGAGAGCGGAGCATCAACGGCCCCATTACGGTGTGAGGCATGGGGCGATCCAACCCATGCGGCGAGCCGCTCTGGCCGATCATGAAGCTGCTAGCCACTCCCGCAGCTTGGTCCAGCGCCGCTTGATAGTCCCGCCCCGAACGGCCATAGCCACAGCCTTCTTCTGGCCGACAACTACAACGAGCCGCTTGCCACGGGTCACGCCGGTATAGAGCAGATTCCGAGCCAGCATCGTGTAATGCTGTGTCACGACCGGAATAATGACAGCAGGGTACTCGGAGCCCTGAGACTTGTGGATCGTCGTCGCATAGGCGGGCACCAAGGTGTCGAGTTCGCCAAATGGATATGAGACCTCTCGCCCGTCGAATGAAGCGATTAGCGCCCCCTCCTCGTCGTCGATCCGCACCACTGTACCCAGGTCGCCATTGAAAACTTCCCGGTCGTAGTCGTTCTGGGTTTCCATCACCCGGTCACCGGGCGAAAATCGCCAGCCGAACCGTTCGACCGTCGCGGGAGGGTCGGGGTTGAGAACACGCTGGAGTTCGATGTTGAGATTGCGGGCTCCGAGAACACCACGGTTCATGGGACAGAGCACTTGGATGTCCTTGATCGGATTAAGCCCAAATCGTTTGGGAATCCGATCCCTGACCATCTCTATGATCTTCCCAACGCCTTGCTCGGGTTCGTTAATCCCAATGAAATAGAAGTCGCTTCCCTCCCCAGACTTGGGCGGCTCGGGCATCTGACCGTGGTTGATCCGGTGGGCATTCACGACAATCCGACTTTCCGCCGCCTGCCGGAATACCTCCGTGAGACGCGCGACCGGAATACGATCCGAGGCAATGATGTCAGCCAAAACTTGTCCAGGTCCAACAGAAGGCAACTGGTCTACGTCGCCGACCAGGAGCAGACTGGAGCGACTCGGAATGGCCTTGGTGAGCGCATTCATCAGCGGCACATCGACCATCGAAGTCTCGTCCACTACCAGCAGATCGCAGTCGAGCGGATTCTGTTCATTGCGTGAGAAGCCGCCATGCTTTGGATCGATCTCCAGCAGGCGGTGGATGGTCTTGGCTTCCAGCCCAGTCTGCTCGGTCATGCGCTTCGCTGCGCGACCGGTAGGAGCCGTCAGCGCGACTTTGATACCCTTGGCGACGAGGAGCCGAAGGATGGTATCGAGAAGGGTGGTCTTGCCGACGCCGGGGCCGCCGGTCACCACCGCCACCTTGGAGCCGAGCACCAGCTTCAGCGCCTCGCGCTGGGAAGCCGCCAGAGTCTTGCCCGTACGGCTCTCCAGCCAGGGAATAGCTTTGTCGAGGTCGATTTCGGGCCACGGCGGTGGGCCGGAGGCTCGTTCGGCTAGCCGTGAGGCAATGGCCTGTTCAGATAGATGAAGGCCCTTGAGGAACAGACACGCCTCGCCGCCGATGGTATCTGAGACGACTTCTCCTTTGGATACCTCGTCTAAGATGGCCGTTCGGATCAAGGCTCCGTCCACTTCCAGCAATTGCACGGCCAGTCGGGTGAGCGCCTCAACCGGCAGAGCGCAATGTCCCTCGTCGGTTGCAGTCTGAAGCGCGAAGGAGATTCCGGCGCGGATACGTTGCGGGGCGGTTTTTTCCATTCCGAGCTTGGCCGCAATGGCATCCGCCGTCTTGAACCCGATCCCGCGCACATCCTTGGCCAAACGGTACGGATCTTCGGTCATGACCTGGATGGCCTCATAGCCATAGGTTTTGAAAATGCGCATGGCCCGCGCCGTGCCGACCCCATGGGCGTGCAGAAAGATCATGATCTCCCGCACTGCCTTCTGCTCGGCCCAGCCCGCCACAATCTTCGAGGCTCGCCAGGGGCCGATGCCGGAAATCTCCGTCAGCCGGTCAGGGCTCGCCTCGATGATCTCGAAGGTATCGACGCCAAAGGCCGCAACGATCCGTTTCGCCATGGCCGGTCCGATGCCGCGCATCTGACCCGAGGCGAGGTATTTCTCGATCCCCTCTGCCCCGGTGGGCGGGGTGGTCTTGAGGACCTCAGCCTTAAACTGGAGCCCATGCGTGCGGTCAGAGATCCAGATACCACTGGCCGTGATCCACTCGCCTGCGGAAACAGCAGGGGTGTGCCCGACGACTGTCACAAGATCCCGTTTGCCCCGCGTATGGACCTTGAGGACGGCGAAGCCATTCTCGGCATTGTGGAAAGTGACGCGCTCCACCGAACCTGCGAGGGTCTCTAAAACAGGTCTTTGGTCTGCCTGTGGCGCTCGTATCATAAGGTTCATGGTGTCTGCCGGAGGCTTCCAGCTTCTCCAACTCTATCGCTGGAAAACGCCGCTGACGAGAACGATCAACATGGCGTTAGACGGCCACCAGGAGTGTCGTGGCGAGCACAAGAGTTCCGAGGATCACCGCAGAACTAGCCAAATCAGTCCACCGAGCTTTGCTGTGGAAGTTTAACTCGCCAAGCATCGCAATTCCCAATCAGAGGATAAATGTTCATCATTTGTTCTCAACATAGACCGCTCATACAATGGCGGTCAAGGGCGGTAGTTGATCATAGATTCGGCTCAACCCTTTGCAGCGTCAGGAAATGTTCGTTTTGCTCCAACCAAGCCTTCTTCGCCTCCCAATCTGGCAGGATTGACCCAACCAGACCCCAAAATGCGCGGTCGTGGGTACGGTGGCGCAGGTGGCACAGTTCGTGGACGACGGCATATTCGAGCACGGCTTTGGGCGCGAAGATCAGGTGCCAGTTCAGGTTTACCACCCGATCTTGGCCACAGCTTCCCCAGAGGTGCTTCTGATCCTTGATCTCGACGCGCCGGGGCTTCAGCCCATTTGGCTCACCGTGCTGCCGGACGATGGCCATCACGTCCTCGCGAAGGCGCTTGCGCAGCCACAGGCGCAGGGCGGTCTCAATAAGTGTGTCCCGCGACGTTTCCGGAATGCTCCGGGGGCAGCGGATGATGAACCCGTTGCGGAAAGAAACCTCGACAAGCGTTCCGTCCGAAGGCTCGACCGTCAGCCGCATCAGCCTTCCGCGATAGGGAACCTTGGCCCCGCTGGCGAACCGGAAAACCTTCGGTGTGGCGGCGATGCGATCCGCCATGTGGCGGGTCTGCTCGACCAGCCATTCCCGGCGGCGGTGCAGCAGTTCGGTGATCTCACTATCCGAGGCCGCCTCCGGAACGACGACCTCGACCGCTTCAGGAGTCACCGTAATCCGAGCGCTCCTGGCCTTTTGCGAGCGGCGGAGCGTGTAAGGGATTTCCGTCGTGCCGACCGTCAGAACCGGCATGGTCAGACCTTGGCGAAGTGCTTGAGAGCGAATTCTTCCACGTGCTCGGGGATGGCCTTGAGGTCCTTCAGGCCGAATTCGTGGGCCATACCCCGAACCTGCTGGCGCAGGGTTCGGCGCAGGCCATCCTTCTCCTGCCATCGCGGCGGAGCGGTGGCATCGTCGGTATAGAGTCCCTCGATCCGGATCGCCAAATCCTCGGCAGCCCCTTCAGCCCCGAATGCCTTCAAGACTTGGAGAATGCCATAGGCTTCCGCTGACAGGCCGGTGCCCTCGTGGGCTTTCGCCTCGGCATCCAGGTCTTTCGCCATTTCCTCGGCCATCTTAAGCTTGTCCGCCCAGGACAATTGGGCTCCGTCGAGCTTCTCCAGAAGCTCCCGCAGCCGGTCGGAGAACTTGGCGTATTGGTGATGGTTCTGCGCCATCTTCTCGGTCACGACCTTGCGCAGTTCGGTCGTCTTGCGGATCGCCGCCGTCTTCAGGTCGCTCTCGGTCTTGCCCTCGGTCTCGAAGTCCTCCCAGAACTCCGGGTCGGTGATGTGACGCAGCTTCACCGTGACGCTGAGCCCCGTGGCGTCGAGGTGCTGCGCCAGCATGTCCCGGATTTTGCGGCTATAGGTCTGCTGGTCGAAGGCTTCCCGCTTCTCGAAGACTTGGGTGCCGTATTGCAGGAACGCCGCCACCCATTTCAGGTCGGCGGTGAATTCCAGCACACTCGGATCGGGGCTCACGGCTTCATAGAGGCCGATGAACTCCCGTGCCTTACTGCGAAACTCGAACCATTTGTCCTCGGTCTTGAGGAGGTTCGCGAATTGGTCGAATTCCGCCTTCAATCCGTCCTTGGACGGGCCGCTCTGCCGCTTCAGGCCCTTCATCACCGCCATGACACCGGCATGAGCCGCGCGAAGCTGATTGCGCAGATCGTCGAGGTCCTGCATGGCATTCTTCACGTCGTCGGCCCGGTAGGAGGAGAGAGCCTCCTCCAGCTTGGCCGAGACGCCGATGTAATCGACGATCAGGCCGTTCTTCTTCTGGGCATTCGCCACCCGGTTGGTGCGGGCGATGGCCTGGAGCAGGCCGTGCTCCTTGAGTGGCTTGTCCAGGTACATGACGGATTCGATGGGCGCGTCGAACCCGGTCAGGAGCTTGTCGCACACGATCAGGAATTCTGGATTCTGCCCGTTTGCGCTGAATGCCTTCTTGATCGCGGTCTCGGCCTTCTGGTCGAGATACTGGGCTTTGAGGTCTGCGCGAATGCTCTGGATGTGCCCATCCTCGCTCGGCTTCCCGTCTTCCTGGGATTCCGAATAGACGCAGGCCGACAAGGCCGCCGCCTGGGCCTTGGCCTCCTCGGCTGGAATACCCTGCGCGATCAGGTCCTCGGCAATCACCCGGTCGAGCGCCTGTTTGTAGAGAATGACCGCTTCGCGGTCGATGGCGACGATCTGGGCCTTGAATCCATCGGGCCGGGCGTATGCCTTGAAGTGGGTCCAGAGATCGTAGGCGATCAAGTCAATCCGCTTGGGGTGCTTCACCAGATCGGTGATCTTCACGCCGCGCTTCTTGACCTCTGCCAGCTTGCCCTCGGGCAGGTCCGCGAACCAGTTGTCGAAGAGGATGTCGATCTTGGCCTCGTCAATGTGCCAGTCTGTCTTGCGGCCCGTGTAGTAGATCGGCACCGTCGCGCCATCGGCCACGGCATCATCTATGCCATACTTGTCGAGGTAGCCTTCGCCTACCACGCCGAAGTTCGCGTAGGTGTCCTTGTCGTTCTTCTTGATCGGAGTGCCGGTGAAGCCGAAGAACCGTGCTTCAGGCATGGTCTTGCGGAGATACGCCCCGAGGTCCTTTTCCTGGGTACGGTGGCACTCGTCCACCATCACGATCCAGTTCTTTGAATTCGGGATCGGCTCTTGCGAGCCCTGGAACTTGAAGATGGTGGAAAGGATCGTCAGACCGTCCGTGCCTTTGCCGATGAGGGCGCGAAGCTCGGAAATGCTCTCGACCGCGACCGGGTTCGGCAGGCCGCAGGCCGCGAAGGTGCCGCTGATCTGGTCGTGCAGGTCCACGCGGTCGGTCAGCACCATGATGTTGGGGTTGGTCAGTTCAGGCGAGGCGACGGTCAGGTGCGTCTTCAGCTTGAGGGCTGCGAACACCATGGTCAGCGACTTGCCCGATCCTTGCGTGTGCCAGATCAGGCCGCGCCGATGCTCGTTGCCGATCACCCGCTCGACGATCTTGTTGACCGCCCGGAACTGCTGATAGCGGCACATCTTCTTGATCGTGCCGCTCTCGGTCTTCTCGAACACGATGAAGTGGGCGATCAGGTCGAGAAGGCGGGATGGTTCCAGAAGGCTCCAGAGCCCTTTCGAGAGCGCATCCGGGAAATCCGATTCCGCCTTGGGCCATGGATCGCGCCATTCGGCCCAGAACTTCGAGGGGCTGCCGGTCGAGCCGTAGAGGCAGTTGGTACCGTCCGTGACGATGTTGAAGCCGTTCGAGAGGAACAGGCGCGGGATATCCTGCTCGTATTGCTTGATCTGCTCGAACGCTTCGCCGGTCTTGTCCTTGGCGTTGATCGGGCTCTTGCACTCGATCACAACCAGCGGAATGCCGTTCACATGGATCACCATGTCGGCGACCCGGGTCTTCTCGGCCTTGACCCGGAACTGGTGCGTGACGGTGAATAGGTTGTTCTGAGGATTCAGGAAATCGATAACTCGCAACGTCCGGTGCGTGGCCTCGCCCTGCACCACGCGGCTGAAATTGCCGCGCAGGATTGAAAGCCATGCCTCGTTGCCGGAGACGGACGCGAGTTCCGCATAAGCCGCCTGTGCGTCAGCTTCTGAGACACCGTTGATGCGCTGGAGCGCGGCAATGAGGTGTGGCCGGAAGAGAACCTGATTGTCGCCGTCGCGCAAGGAGGGATGGTCAGCAGGCGATACAAAGGCGTAGCCCATGCCATTCAGGCATTCGATGGTCGGCTGCTCGGCCAGATGCCATTCCATTCCAGCCATGACGCGCCCTTCGTCTCTTACTCTGCGGCCATGGGGAGGTCGGCTAAGACCCGTTTGCGGCCAGTGAGGAGGTCGGACATCAGAGCCGTCTTTGTTTGGATTAAATGCGCCAATTGGCGTTTGGAAAGTCTTGAAGATACCTGCAAGGCGTTGATTTGCTGGATGATCAGCTTTTGCTCTTCGAGAGGAGGTAATGGAAGCAGAATGGACGAAATATCCTGCTGGTTAATTTTGTAGGTCCCGTTTGTTGACTTGGCCTTTGACTTAATCTGATTCCGGCAAAAATCACTATTCCAGACAAGAGCTAAGAAATCTGGATGGCATACTTGTGCTTCGGGTGAGATTCGGATCAAAAGGTCTGGATAAATGCAATTTGCCGGGTGCTCTTCCACGACACCACAGCTTCCAACAATGTCTGGATTTGCATTCCCTCGGACCACAAGGATATCGCCACGGCGGACCATGTATGGTTGGGCATCACTTGGTGAGATATCTACATATTTCAGATTTCCCTTGAACGTTACCTCACCATCTCTGACAGCCGCAATGGAGAAACTCACAATGTCGGTCGGACTACCTGATGTGCTCGGCGACTTCCCGCTTTTAGGTTTTCCGGCGCTGATGGCTGCTAATGGCGTCAAACTCCAGCCATCCGGTATCTCCCCAATCTCTGTCTGCTTGAACCGAGTATGACCCATGCCTTTGGTCAGTAGGCGATTTAGGGCACCCTGCTTGACCTTGCGCGTCTGCTCGATGACTGCCTGCGTCGCGTGAATGGCCTCGTCCACGCTGGAGAGGATTTCCGCGATGCGGCGCTGCTCGGAGAGAGGGGGCAGCGGGACTTCGATCTCATCAAACACCGAGTTAGGCACTCTCTGTCGCCCGGTTGTACCCATCATGCTGCCAAGGGCAGGTTCCCTGACGATCTTGCTTCGGGCTAGGTGGTAGACGAATTTAGGTTCGGTAACCCCATTCCGCGGGCCAAAAACAATGAATTCAGTCGAACCTGCCCCAGCCCGACCCGGCGGCAGGCAGTCTACGAATCCAATCTTTCCGTTCTCTGCACAGGGCGTGATACGGGCGAAAAGCGTGTCGCCATTCTGAAAGCGCGAGCCGCCGCTCGCTATTACTCGCTGTTCAAGATACTGGATTTTCGAGCCAGACGTTGACAGTGCCGCCATTTCGACAAAGGGAACTTTCTCCCCCTTCTTTACCGCTCTCTTCGGATTAATTTCGACTGCTTTAGAGAAAGGGAGCCTCGTCCAATGATCACGCGACATACCCAAGCTCCCTCAGGTAGCCCATCATCTTGGCCTCGGCGGCATCCCGCTGCGCCTGAAGTTCAAGGAGCATCTCGACCTCCTCAGCCACGTCAAGGTCCTCCACCTCCTCGCCGACGTGGACGTACCGGCTGATATTGAGGTTGTGGTCGTTCGCGGTGATCTCAGAGATCGGCACCACGCGAGCCAGACGGTCCACATCCGTGTAATCGTGGAACGCCTTCGCCAGTGCGGCGACATTCTCATCCGACAGATGGTTCTGGGCCTTGCCCTCCACGAAGTGCTCGACGCCGTTGATGAACAGCACCTTGCCCTTCCGCGCGGCGGGCTTGTTCTTGCGGACGATGAGGATGCAGGCCGGAAT contains:
- a CDS encoding M48 family metallopeptidase; translated protein: MPVLTVGTTEIPYTLRRSQKARSARITVTPEAVEVVVPEAASDSEITELLHRRREWLVEQTRHMADRIAATPKVFRFASGAKVPYRGRLMRLTVEPSDGTLVEVSFRNGFIIRCPRSIPETSRDTLIETALRLWLRKRLREDVMAIVRQHGEPNGLKPRRVEIKDQKHLWGSCGQDRVVNLNWHLIFAPKAVLEYAVVHELCHLRHRTHDRAFWGLVGSILPDWEAKKAWLEQNEHFLTLQRVEPNL
- a CDS encoding DNA methyltransferase — translated: MILKATAEKAGIDLATVRNLENNKGTVTSLISVLHGLDHRFATQSNDIGLGSWLRERRKSVRYSQQRLACETGLSKPTIGQIERGQGHIDSLSRVMAVLGLPFALRAAEAAVEALAPLEPQVHVHIGDCLNVLKSFPENTFSTCITSPPYFQQRDYGVSGQIGHEETPEEYISRLVEVFREIRRVLRKDGTLWLNLGDAMQRVGASGGLKRKNLLGLPWRIAWALQEDGWRLRQDIIINKKNPLPEPVRDRFVRSHEYMFLLCKSEKYVFDVAAVRERGATMRPGSPQRDTRETHGVVSGGNTGLNAAKERMRQELETNGFVTRNKRSVWTVSTGSQRHGHFATFPEEQVEPCILAGCPEGGTVIDPFGGSGTTGLVAKRLGRHAVLIEINPEYADIAQRRCAVSQVAPEDGTTP
- a CDS encoding type I restriction endonuclease subunit R; protein product: MAGMEWHLAEQPTIECLNGMGYAFVSPADHPSLRDGDNQVLFRPHLIAALQRINGVSEADAQAAYAELASVSGNEAWLSILRGNFSRVVQGEATHRTLRVIDFLNPQNNLFTVTHQFRVKAEKTRVADMVIHVNGIPLVVIECKSPINAKDKTGEAFEQIKQYEQDIPRLFLSNGFNIVTDGTNCLYGSTGSPSKFWAEWRDPWPKAESDFPDALSKGLWSLLEPSRLLDLIAHFIVFEKTESGTIKKMCRYQQFRAVNKIVERVIGNEHRRGLIWHTQGSGKSLTMVFAALKLKTHLTVASPELTNPNIMVLTDRVDLHDQISGTFAACGLPNPVAVESISELRALIGKGTDGLTILSTIFKFQGSQEPIPNSKNWIVMVDECHRTQEKDLGAYLRKTMPEARFFGFTGTPIKKNDKDTYANFGVVGEGYLDKYGIDDAVADGATVPIYYTGRKTDWHIDEAKIDILFDNWFADLPEGKLAEVKKRGVKITDLVKHPKRIDLIAYDLWTHFKAYARPDGFKAQIVAIDREAVILYKQALDRVIAEDLIAQGIPAEEAKAQAAALSACVYSESQEDGKPSEDGHIQSIRADLKAQYLDQKAETAIKKAFSANGQNPEFLIVCDKLLTGFDAPIESVMYLDKPLKEHGLLQAIARTNRVANAQKKNGLIVDYIGVSAKLEEALSSYRADDVKNAMQDLDDLRNQLRAAHAGVMAVMKGLKRQSGPSKDGLKAEFDQFANLLKTEDKWFEFRSKAREFIGLYEAVSPDPSVLEFTADLKWVAAFLQYGTQVFEKREAFDQQTYSRKIRDMLAQHLDATGLSVTVKLRHITDPEFWEDFETEGKTESDLKTAAIRKTTELRKVVTEKMAQNHHQYAKFSDRLRELLEKLDGAQLSWADKLKMAEEMAKDLDAEAKAHEGTGLSAEAYGILQVLKAFGAEGAAEDLAIRIEGLYTDDATAPPRWQEKDGLRRTLRQQVRGMAHEFGLKDLKAIPEHVEEFALKHFAKV
- a CDS encoding restriction endonuclease subunit S, which gives rise to MSRDHWTRLPFSKAVEINPKRAVKKGEKVPFVEMAALSTSGSKIQYLEQRVIASGGSRFQNGDTLFARITPCAENGKIGFVDCLPPGRAGAGSTEFIVFGPRNGVTEPKFVYHLARSKIVREPALGSMMGTTGRQRVPNSVFDEIEVPLPPLSEQRRIAEILSSVDEAIHATQAVIEQTRKVKQGALNRLLTKGMGHTRFKQTEIGEIPDGWSLTPLAAISAGKPKSGKSPSTSGSPTDIVSFSIAAVRDGEVTFKGNLKYVDISPSDAQPYMVRRGDILVVRGNANPDIVGSCGVVEEHPANCIYPDLLIRISPEAQVCHPDFLALVWNSDFCRNQIKSKAKSTNGTYKINQQDISSILLPLPPLEEQKLIIQQINALQVSSRLSKRQLAHLIQTKTALMSDLLTGRKRVLADLPMAAE
- a CDS encoding ATP-dependent RecD-like DNA helicase; translated protein: MNLMIRAPQADQRPVLETLAGSVERVTFHNAENGFAVLKVHTRGKRDLVTVVGHTPAVSAGEWITASGIWISDRTHGLQFKAEVLKTTPPTGAEGIEKYLASGQMRGIGPAMAKRIVAAFGVDTFEIIEASPDRLTEISGIGPWRASKIVAGWAEQKAVREIMIFLHAHGVGTARAMRIFKTYGYEAIQVMTEDPYRLAKDVRGIGFKTADAIAAKLGMEKTAPQRIRAGISFALQTATDEGHCALPVEALTRLAVQLLEVDGALIRTAILDEVSKGEVVSDTIGGEACLFLKGLHLSEQAIASRLAERASGPPPWPEIDLDKAIPWLESRTGKTLAASQREALKLVLGSKVAVVTGGPGVGKTTLLDTILRLLVAKGIKVALTAPTGRAAKRMTEQTGLEAKTIHRLLEIDPKHGGFSRNEQNPLDCDLLVVDETSMVDVPLMNALTKAIPSRSSLLLVGDVDQLPSVGPGQVLADIIASDRIPVARLTEVFRQAAESRIVVNAHRINHGQMPEPPKSGEGSDFYFIGINEPEQGVGKIIEMVRDRIPKRFGLNPIKDIQVLCPMNRGVLGARNLNIELQRVLNPDPPATVERFGWRFSPGDRVMETQNDYDREVFNGDLGTVVRIDDEEGALIASFDGREVSYPFGELDTLVPAYATTIHKSQGSEYPAVIIPVVTQHYTMLARNLLYTGVTRGKRLVVVVGQKKAVAMAVRGGTIKRRWTKLREWLAAS